CTGTGAAACCAAGTGCAAGTAATAACATAAGTAGGGTATACAAAATATCTGAAGATGCTTCTAAAAGTTGACCTAACAATGAAGCACCGTCTGATGATATTCCTCTTAGGCCAAGATTTATGTAACTATACATTTCAAACAGAATCCCCACTAATTGACAAAGCAAAGAAGCCATAAATAACTTATAAGATACATGTAATAGTCTTCTTGCTCGTAATTGCATAGCTGCATAGAAACTTAGTATAACAAGTACTATATAAATGCAAGCAATTACTATCAATTCTGGTAATATATCTGAAACGAAAATACatttaattacataatattaaGTTACACTAGACCAGAGATTCCCAAAGTGTAGGGCTTGAATTAATTCCGGgatcttagaatttttaatcttgatcgctttaggatttcaaaatttttagtcTTTGAAACTTGCAATTTCGAAACTTTGTTATTTTGCATTTTTGCCTACGAAACTTTAGAAATCCCTGCTCTAAACAAACTAAAGTTACTTGCAGAATTCATCTGCTGAAAAGTGTTCTTTCCAAAAGTTGCCACGTGGGCCGTTTGTTAGCGAAATCCAGTACGAGACATTCAATCCGGTTTTTGAAGAACAATCTGCCAATGCGATAAACCACCATCTCGGACGAGACGAACGAAATCTGCGATAACTAGAACATCGTGTTATTGCATTTTCTTCGACGCATCCCGATTGTTCAGGTGCTAATGTTGACAATGGTACTATTTGACCAATTCCGTCCCAAAGTAAAGCTTCTTTTTCGATACATGTTTTGTTGGTCGGGTAAACGCTCGGCCATTGATCAGGCGCgtcataatataataatattttcaaatcgatTTCATCACCTCCTAGTTCAAATTCATATCGAAATGTGCCCTGTTCCGTTAAAAAACAGAATCTAGCTAAAAATGCCCAATTCTGAAAAAAATTAACTTCGTGACATGTATCGagtttatta
This genomic window from Megachile rotundata isolate GNS110a chromosome 14, iyMegRotu1, whole genome shotgun sequence contains:
- the LOC100875889 gene encoding transmembrane protein 145, producing MFNVAFFCVVFLYLLTYSKGKILRGHLVTRENWAFLARFCFLTEQGTFRYEFELGGDEIDLKILLYYDAPDQWPSVYPTNKTCIEKEALLWDGIGQIVPLSTLAPEQSGCVEENAITRCSSYRRFRSSRPRWWFIALADCSSKTGLNVSYWISLTNGPRGNFWKEHFSADEFYILPELIVIACIYIVLVILSFYAAMQLRARRLLHVSYKLFMASLLCQLVGILFEMYSYINLGLRGISSDGASLLGQLLEASSDILYTLLMLLLALGFTVTKSVLKPKQIRWLICFIGLISFCQLSLYIYQSDVFDPGLVLYIYESPPGYGLIILKLIAWIVFCVCCFKTVRKMSAKLYFYGSLFSLGSAWFLCHPLTILCITLLIDEWVRESVAKGCSLWIVFMGHIVFLYITRPSMANKRFPFHIRTCQVMPIGGDGQDHGYEPHVRTASSAFTISHLPPPTLQS